GCGAAGCGGTCGTGGGGCGGGCACGACTGGTCGGAGGGCAGGTACGTGCTTCAGCGACTTCTTGAGTTCCTGTTGCACCGACTCTCGGCGCCACTGCAGAGAGGGCGCTGCCTTCATCTCTGGAGGCAGTAAAATGATTCGTATTTTTGAGCCACGAACAGTAACCCGCTCGTAAAACCCGAAACTGGAATCTTTTGCGTGGTGCCGAACATCAACCAGCTCAATGTTTCCTCGTGAAACATCAAAAGCTGCCAGTGTTCCTTTGTACAGATCACCCTCGACGGTTTCCACCGTCACCCTCGAGTGCAGGGCCTCAAAAACTAAAGAAGAAGGAATATCCTTCGTGGCGTTTGAAGTGTCTGCCATTCTCGCAGCGGTGGTCAGGCGGGTTTCTTGGCAGTCGAAAAGATACAGAAAAATTTGCGAAGCAGAAAAAGTGTTCGGCATATGAAGTGTGAGGAAAACTGCGCCCCCCTAGCATCTCGAATGCCGCATTTGTGAGGCGATCGACTTCTTCGCCCAAAGGctgaaggagagaaagagggcggCTACCCAAAACAATGAGCGCCTCGATGCTGAGAATTCTGCTATGCGTGCTCTGGAAGAGTCATGTGCGCGTTGCAGAATCCTCTTGGTcagatttttttttcttttgagGGTGAGAGCCTCCGCAGATCATTCCGCACCACCGTTTGCAAGCTGAACCCTCGTGGCTCCATTCTAGATCACGTGAAACCGCAGCAAAGTTGATAGAGGAGTAGCAAGTCAGGTCAAACGAGGACTATCTAAAGGCAAAAGGGCCCCCTATTTGTGTCGCGGCGAAGGGGAAAAAGCGATCAGCGTAATGGTAAAGCAATTCCAATACGGCCCCTAACAACAGAAACAGACGCATGCAGCCGCCTTAGGAGGGGGGGACAAAGGGCCCGAGAGGGGGGATGACAGATCGTGCAAGGTCGCACCGCGCAAAGTCGAGGGGGAGTGATTTGGGTGAGGGTTTGATACCGAGAACTCCGCGAAAAGAGACAATACCCCAGTGAGCTTGCAGCAAACAGGCTTCCTTGTGCTTACACAGCGCGGGCTCTGCTTTTCTGCCCTTGGGCAGCCCATCCCTTCCCCATTCTCGCCCCATCACGTGCGAGAATGGGTAGCGCTTTTCTGACAAACAACGAAAGCCCACGCATAAGAGGCTACGCCCTCTAAAGCGCTTAAAAGCATCAGAATCACTGATCTTACTTCCACAGAGGACTTCACGTTGAATTTCAACGGAGCAAAAGTAGTTGCAGTGCATGCCGCTTCCGCTCATCTACTTCCCAGCGACGTTTCAACTCCCCTGCTTCTTTCTCGTCTTACCTTTGTGACTTTGGGTGAAATGTTCTTGCGCACAAAATGTCTAGCAAAAAGCCACTACGAGGTAAGAAAAAGGGCTGAATTCGCCTGCATGGTGCTGGGTGCTGCAGAATGAGCTTCTTTGACTTCTCAGCAAGCTCTTCTGAGAGCAGCAGTCAGTCggacaacagcagcaaggTGGATGACCGGATCAAGCTTACGTACGCTGAAACAGTGGTTTCTTTGGCAACTGCTGTTGGCCTCGTGATCATTGTTTTGCTGGATCTTCTTTACAGAAGCACCTCCCGTCATGCAATGCTTCTCAGAGTTCAACGCGAAACGCGTTTTGACGGTGCATATATTCTTGGTAAACCAGAAGGAAACCGTGCGCGAACCATTTTGGAAAATGGGCTGAAGACACATGAGTTTCGTATCCGCCACCCTCCTCAGTACTCAAGAGTGGTTCCCGCCGTCGTCTCGGATTCGCGCGACGCAAAGCAAGACTGTGTTGAGATGCTTAGCAAAGTACGCTCAATACTTTCTAAGTCGTACGGAAGATGCGCGGAATTGATGTCCATGCGCTGCTGTCTTGCCTGTGTCACAGGCGCTCTTCCAGGTGAGCAGTCAGAGCGTTTTCTTCGAATATATGAAAGGGTCATGTTTTGCTCACACCGGGTGAACGGAGACGAGAAGCTTGTCACATCAGATGATATACGGTACATGCATGCCTTCTACTATAATAATGTACTCAAAGTTCTGCAATGATCGAAGTGAGCATCTGATTTTGCAGCTCAATtacgttttcttttttttgttgttgcttctttcgtcttttttttttgctgtctGCTTGTCAAGCGCTCTTGTGAGGGAGACAGTTAGATGAAGCGACTCACCGCTATCTTCTTACAAACCAAGAGTGAATTATGCAAAAAAAAGCGGAAAAGTACGCAGAGTACAATCCGTGTCGCTGTGTGTCTACCTACAAAGTACATCTGCATACTTTGGTGTATGTGCTTCACATTTTCTTTACGCGAGCTGCGAAAGAAAACTTGAAGTGACTCTAAGTGTAAGAGCGAACAGGTGTTTCGCCTGCTGTACACCAATAAGATCTGGTGTTGCGGCAGAGTCCTCACACTCCCACGGATGATGTTCTGAGTCTGCAGCTGGTGCGAGATCTAGAAAAGGATACGCAGGATCAAAAACCCATTGCCGCAGTTGGATTGTTGTGAGCCTGCAGTTATGGTGGTGCACACTATGGGATTTATTCTTGTCCACAGTATAAGACAAAACGTCTCATCTGCTAATCGTCAAGTTTCAACTTTTGTGTATGCCTCTTTTTCCAATTTCCGCCTTTTTATCCGCAAGAGCGAACTACTGATTTTCGGCAtagaacaaaaaaaaaaaaacactaTTTACTACTCAATTATTCACGAGGAAAAACAACATTATCACGAAAAAAAGGACGAAAAAGCAATGGCAGTCACTATTAAACTTGCGAATGGCAGTCAACATACGGTTGAGGTGCCGGATTTCAGCGTCACAGTTGCAGAGTTTAAAAAGCAAATAGCGGAAATGCTAGAAATCCCAGCCAGTGAGCAGCGCATCATTATGCGAGGCAAGGTGTTGAAAGATGATGCTGTGCTTTCGGCAATCGGCATGGAGGACGGCAGCGTTATACACGTCGTGCGGAGCAAGAAGAGTGGGGCGTCTGCCTCATCGACGAATGCTTCAAGCACCCTGGCTGCCAGCGATCCTACTTCATCGCCGAACGTACAGCCGTCCACTACCACACCCGCCCAACCTGTACCGGCGCAGACTGCTGCAAATCCATATGCAGCTCTGATGAGCAACTTTGGTGCACCGCAAACACAGCAGCCTGTTCCCGGTGCTGCTGGGTTCCCGGCAGCAGGGAACCCTTTTGCAGGCATGGGGATGGGAATGGGCATGGGAGGTGGAATGGGGGGAGCTGTCAATCCCACACCACAGCAAGCTATGGAACTGATGCAGAATCCAATGATGCAGCAAATGATGCAACAGGCACTCAGCAACCCCCAGTTTATGCAGTACATTATTCAAAACTCTCCCCAGCTGGCGGGCCTGCAGCAGGACCAACAGCAAGCTATTATTGAAATGATGCGAAATCCGTACATGATGCAGCAGGCAATGGCAATGATGGGAAGCTTAGGAGGTACGGGCGGTGCGCCACTGGCAACTTCGCAGGCTCCTTCGACTCCAGCCGTAGGAGGTGGGTTCAACCCTGCAATGTTTGCACCTCCTGTTCCACAAGGCAATCCACGAGAGGTTTATCGCGAGcaactgcagctgctgcgagatATGGGTTTTCCCAATGAGGAAGCGAACATTGCTGCTCTTCAGCAGGCCCAGGGCAATGTTCAGTTCGCATTGGAGCGGCTTCTTGGTGCATGATTTAATGTGCTTTCCCTCGacttgctttttttttttcgctgttctTACTCGTGTTTTCGATCTTGAGAGCTGATCGTGACAAGGGAAAGCCCTTGTGCTTTACGAGGTAAGAGTGCGTTTCTTGGTGCTGGTGGGCCGATTTTAGTGAGTTTACGGTACAGAGGATACTCTATCAACCCAAACGCTAGTCGAAGAGACATTGGATTCAACTGGCAGCAGCAATTCGGCAGGGGTGCTACTCGTGCACGTGACAGTAAAGGCAGAGGATGCCGTTTTGCTTGAGTTAAACTGCAAGCACAAGAAGCGAATAAGTGCATGCTCTCAGATACTTCTAAATGAAAATCAGCTactctcctcttttttttttgcattttctttctcttttgtTCCTGTTTTTGTGCTCTTTCGCTCAGAAGTCACAACGCTTCATAGTGAAGGCGCGCATTTGCTGAGTGTGAAGCTTTATCGACTCACGACCTAGAACTTGTCGGAAAAGAGGTAgcctgaaaaaaaaaacatacacacactcacacaaatacctttttctttcgcccTTGAGTGCTTCTGCTGTTGCACTTTTCCGACCCTTTCTCCGCGCTAcaacatacacgcacacaggtgCCGAAAGCACTAGTTTCCGGCGCCTGCTCTTTTGTTGTTTGAGGAAAGGCGACGAAGGAATCCTCTACTTTCTTTTGAAAGTTGCGGAGCCTTTGCTTTGAACAAACTCTGTCCCTGAAGCATTACAAATGTCTTCGTTTGGCCGTGCTACcgcccgcagcggcgacgctgggACCCGTGACAGCCTTGACCGGTACAATCGCTTGGATGTTTTGGGAGAGGGAACGTACGGCGTTGTGTATCGCGCGGTCGACAAAATCACTGGGCAGTACGTTGCTCTCAAGAAAGTGCGACTTGATCGCACTGAGGAGGGCATTCCACAAactgcgctgcgcgaggtgtcGATTCTACAAGAGTTCGACCACCCTAACATTGTGAACTTGCTTGATGTCATTTGCTCGGACGGGAAGCTCTACCTTGTCTTCGAGTATGTGGAGGCGGACCTGAAAAAGGCGATTGAAAAGCAAGAGGGTGGCTACTCTGGGATGGATCTGAAGCGGCTTATTTATCAGCTTTTAGACGGCCTTTACTTTtgccaccgccatcgcatCATCCACCGTGATCTGAAGCCAGCCAACATCCTCCTGACATCAGGGAACGTCCTTAAATTGGCTGATTTCGGCCTCGCCCGCGCGTTCCAAGTGCCCATGCACACCTACACGCACGAGGTGGTTACGCTGTGGTACCGTGCCCCCGAGATCCTCCTCGGTGAGAAGCACTACACTCCTGCCGTGGATATGTGGAGTGTCGGCTGCATTTTCGCCGAGCTAGCGCGCCGAAAGGTTCTTTTCCGCGGCGATAGCGAAATTGGGCAGTTGTTTGAAATTTTTCAAGTGCTGGGGACGCCGACGGACACCGAGGGGTCCTGGCCTGGTGTGTCGCGGCTGCCCGACTACCGCGACGTATTTCCCAAGTGGACGGCAAAGCGACTGGGGCAGGTACTACCAGAACTTCATCCGGACGCTATTGATCTTCTCTCCAAGATGCTCAAGTACGATCCGCGGGAGCGCATATCAGCCAAGGAGGCCCTCCAGCACCCGTGGTTCAGCGACCTTCGCTGGTAGAGTGAAAAGGGCATGACTGAATACAGTCTGCTGACGCGTCGGACTATGGAGGATTTGTTTCTCTGAGGGTGCTTTGCTGAGGAGGCTCCTACTTGCTTTTCTTGACTCTTACTTAGACTTGACGCTTTCAGTTTTTCCTGTTTTGACTCTCCACCCTTTAGATCTTTCTCctacacatgcatacatacactttttctctcgctcttccaCAACGACATTACCACCGTGCCCCTGTCTTTTCCACTATCTGGCCCT
This genomic stretch from Leishmania donovani BPK282A1 complete genome, chromosome 36 harbors:
- a CDS encoding small nuclear ribonucleaoprotein, putative — translated: MADTSNATKDIPSSLVFEALHSRVTVETVEGDLYKGTLAAFDVSRGNIELVDVRHHAKDSSFGFYERVTVRGSKIRIILLPPEMKAAPSLQWRRESVQQELKKSLKHVPALRPVVPAPRPLRIKKAQPKNDKSKQLRKKLR
- a CDS encoding ubiquitin-like protein, putative, whose protein sequence is MAVTIKLANGSQHTVEVPDFSVTVAEFKKQIAEMLEIPASEQRIIMRGKVLKDDAVLSAIGMEDGSVIHVVRSKKSGASASSTNASSTLAASDPTSSPNVQPSTTTPAQPVPAQTAANPYAALMSNFGAPQTQQPVPGAAGFPAAGNPFAGMGMGMGMGGGMGGAVNPTPQQAMELMQNPMMQQMMQQALSNPQFMQYIIQNSPQLAGLQQDQQQAIIEMMRNPYMMQQAMAMMGSLGGTGGAPLATSQAPSTPAVGGGFNPAMFAPPVPQGNPREVYREQLQLLRDMGFPNEEANIAALQQAQGNVQFALERLLGA
- a CDS encoding cell division related protein kinase 2: MSSFGRATARSGDAGTRDSLDRYNRLDVLGEGTYGVVYRAVDKITGQYVALKKVRLDRTEEGIPQTALREVSILQEFDHPNIVNLLDVICSDGKLYLVFEYVEADLKKAIEKQEGGYSGMDLKRLIYQLLDGLYFCHRHRIIHRDLKPANILLTSGNVLKLADFGLARAFQVPMHTYTHEVVTLWYRAPEILLGEKHYTPAVDMWSVGCIFAELARRKVLFRGDSEIGQLFEIFQVLGTPTDTEGSWPGVSRLPDYRDVFPKWTAKRLGQVLPELHPDAIDLLSKMLKYDPRERISAKEALQHPWFSDLRW